A single region of the Streptomyces virginiae genome encodes:
- a CDS encoding M16 family metallopeptidase, protein MDIDTTTAPTATTDADGVTTTAVGGVRTLLAPRSGPVTAGLLFRVGRADETLATSGITHLVEHLALHRHGLSDLHYNGATAAAYTLFSVTGTATEVVQYLNGVCAALRDLPLDRLETEKEILRTEAAGRGRGGNGMDLWRYGARSYGLVDCAETGLPAITAEDVRDWARTRFTAENAVLWMTGDTLPEGLDLTLPEGEWLPAPEPTSALPATPAYFHGDAGGVVLTSVLPRSTAARLFAEVLGKELFRELRQKGGYSYTAAAEYQPRDTDHATVVAYADALPAKQDALVGAFVDVLAKLRAGRIEQADLDSVRASALAQFDSPDLAAAMLPGTAMNLLMRHRHLAVAGARAEIEAVTVEDLHRVAQELWADALMQVPGRGVDWAGLTDAAASPEIVTGRRYSALEDGKVALLVAKDGISLVTPNGQVTVRYADCALMQVFPDGARHLVGNDGFSITVEPTLYRLTLGRLAPLDAGVPPASVVRMPARDPALIPRPNPSNVQLRAARPDRSGAVTAWIWLLGTLTVLLTAATGVVVFAQTDPEMSPEGPDWAAVFFSGLLTVACAYPWIEYLRKRRRGEG, encoded by the coding sequence ATGGACATCGACACCACCACGGCGCCCACCGCCACGACCGACGCGGACGGGGTCACCACGACCGCCGTGGGCGGCGTGCGCACCCTGCTGGCGCCCCGCTCCGGTCCCGTCACCGCGGGCCTGCTCTTCCGCGTGGGCCGCGCCGACGAGACCCTCGCCACCAGCGGGATCACCCATCTCGTCGAGCACCTCGCCCTGCACCGGCACGGCCTGAGCGATCTCCACTACAACGGCGCGACCGCCGCCGCGTACACCCTCTTCTCCGTCACCGGCACCGCCACGGAAGTGGTCCAGTACCTGAACGGGGTCTGTGCGGCCCTGCGCGACCTGCCGTTGGATCGGCTGGAGACCGAGAAGGAGATCCTCCGCACGGAGGCCGCCGGCCGCGGCCGCGGAGGCAACGGCATGGACCTGTGGCGCTACGGCGCCCGCTCCTACGGCCTCGTCGACTGCGCCGAGACGGGCCTGCCCGCCATCACCGCCGAGGACGTCCGCGACTGGGCCCGGACCCGGTTCACCGCCGAGAACGCGGTCCTGTGGATGACCGGCGACACCCTCCCCGAGGGCCTGGACCTGACCCTCCCCGAAGGCGAGTGGCTGCCCGCCCCCGAGCCGACCTCGGCCCTGCCCGCCACCCCGGCCTATTTCCACGGCGACGCGGGTGGAGTCGTGCTCACCTCGGTCCTGCCCCGGTCGACCGCGGCACGCCTGTTCGCCGAGGTCCTCGGCAAGGAGCTCTTCCGGGAGCTGCGCCAGAAGGGCGGCTACTCGTACACCGCCGCCGCCGAGTACCAACCGCGCGACACCGACCACGCCACCGTCGTCGCCTACGCCGACGCCCTCCCGGCCAAGCAGGACGCACTGGTCGGCGCCTTCGTCGACGTCCTCGCGAAGCTACGGGCCGGCCGGATCGAGCAGGCCGACCTGGACTCCGTACGGGCCTCCGCGCTGGCGCAGTTCGACAGCCCGGACCTGGCGGCGGCGATGCTTCCGGGCACCGCCATGAACCTCCTGATGCGCCACCGCCACCTGGCCGTCGCCGGGGCGCGGGCCGAGATCGAGGCGGTCACCGTCGAGGACCTCCACCGCGTCGCACAGGAGCTGTGGGCGGACGCCCTCATGCAGGTTCCGGGCCGGGGCGTGGACTGGGCGGGCCTGACCGACGCCGCGGCTTCCCCGGAGATCGTCACCGGACGCCGCTACTCCGCCCTGGAGGACGGGAAGGTCGCCCTGCTCGTGGCGAAGGACGGCATCAGCCTGGTCACGCCGAACGGCCAGGTGACCGTGCGGTACGCCGACTGCGCCCTCATGCAGGTCTTTCCGGACGGCGCCCGCCACCTCGTCGGCAACGACGGCTTCAGCATCACCGTCGAGCCGACGCTGTACCGCCTGACGCTCGGCCGGCTCGCCCCGCTCGACGCCGGCGTCCCGCCCGCCTCCGTGGTCCGTATGCCGGCGCGCGACCCCGCCCTGATCCCGCGGCCGAACCCGTCGAACGTCCAGCTGCGGGCGGCCCGGCCCGACCGCAGCGGCGCCGTCACCGCGTGGATCTGGCTGCTGGGCACCCTCACCGTGCTCCTCACAGCCGCCACCGGCGTCGTCGTGTTCGCCCAGACCGACCCGGAAATGAGCCCCGAGGGCCCGGACTGGGCCGCGGTCTTCTTCTCGGGCCTGCTGACCGTGGCCTGCGCCTATCCGTGGATCGAATACCTCCGCAAGCGCCGGCGCGGCGAAGGCTGA
- a CDS encoding LysR family transcriptional regulator has product MIEARHLRVLRAVAGTGSFSAAARELGCTQPAVSQQMKALEQSAGTPLLIRTGREMRLTQAGEALVRHAAGILAGLTAAEEEVAAIAGLRAGRVRLVSFPSGSSTLVPTALAAMRAEHPGTRISLVEAEPPRSVEMLREGDCDVALAFRYGGASHSAAEWDDLVVRPLLTDRLVGLVPEGHRLAGAERVGMAELADEPWIAGCPRCRRHLVEVCEGVGFTPRIDFATDDYPAVVGLVGAGLGVAVLPELAVESVRAKGVSAVAVEPAVEREVVALTLPDLARVPAVAATLAELQRAAAR; this is encoded by the coding sequence GTGATCGAAGCACGCCATCTCCGGGTCCTGCGCGCCGTCGCCGGGACCGGGTCCTTCTCCGCCGCCGCCCGCGAGCTCGGCTGCACCCAGCCCGCCGTCTCCCAGCAGATGAAGGCGCTGGAGCAGTCGGCCGGCACCCCGCTGCTCATCCGCACCGGCCGCGAGATGCGGCTGACCCAGGCGGGCGAGGCGCTGGTCCGTCATGCCGCGGGGATCCTGGCCGGACTGACCGCCGCCGAGGAGGAGGTCGCGGCCATCGCCGGGCTGCGCGCGGGCCGGGTCCGACTCGTGTCCTTCCCCAGCGGCAGCTCGACGCTGGTGCCGACCGCGCTCGCGGCGATGCGCGCCGAGCACCCGGGGACCCGTATCTCGCTGGTCGAGGCGGAGCCGCCGCGGTCGGTGGAGATGCTGCGCGAGGGCGACTGCGACGTGGCGCTGGCCTTCCGCTACGGCGGCGCGTCCCATTCCGCCGCGGAGTGGGACGACCTCGTGGTGCGGCCGCTGCTGACCGATCGGCTCGTCGGGCTGGTCCCGGAGGGGCACCGGCTGGCCGGGGCGGAGCGCGTGGGCATGGCGGAGCTGGCGGACGAACCCTGGATCGCGGGCTGTCCGCGCTGTCGCCGTCATCTGGTGGAGGTGTGCGAGGGCGTGGGCTTCACCCCGCGCATCGACTTCGCCACCGACGACTACCCGGCCGTGGTCGGCCTGGTCGGCGCGGGGCTGGGCGTGGCGGTGCTGCCGGAGCTCGCGGTGGAGTCCGTACGGGCCAAGGGCGTGAGCGCGGTGGCGGTGGAGCCGGCCGTCGAGCGGGAGGTCGTGGCGCTGACCCTGCCCGACCTGGCCAGGGTGCCGGCCGTGGCCGCGACCCTGGCCGAACTTCAGCGGGCGGCCGCACGCTGA
- the guaB gene encoding IMP dehydrogenase, with product MTADGVPDKFATLGLTYDDVLLLPGASDMSPDAIDTSSLISRNVRVNVPLLSAAMDKVTEARMAIAMARQGGVGVLHRNLSIVDQANQVDLVKRSESGMVTDPITVHPDATLREADELCAKFRISGVPVTDPAGKLLGIVTNRDMAFESDRSRQVREVMTPMPLVTGKVGISGVDAMELLRRHKIEKLPLVDDAGILKGLITVKDFVKAEKYPNAAKDKGGRLLVGAAVGVAGDAYERAQALIEAGADFIVVDTAHGHSRLVGDMVAKIKSNSTVDVIGGNVATRDGAQALIDAGCDGIKVGVGPGSICTTRVVAGIGVPQVTAIYEAALAAKAAGVPVIGDGGLQYSGDIAKALVAGADTVMLGSLLAGCEESPGELLFINGKQFKSYRGMGSLGAMQSRGEQKSFSKDRYFQEGVGGDDKLIPEGIEGQVPYRGPLSAVVHQLVGGLRQSMFYVGGRTVPELQDRGRFVRITSAGLKESHPHDIQMTVEAPNYSRKG from the coding sequence ATGACCGCCGACGGAGTGCCCGACAAATTCGCCACGCTCGGACTGACCTACGACGACGTGCTGCTGCTGCCGGGCGCGTCGGACATGTCGCCTGACGCGATCGACACCTCTTCCCTCATCTCGCGGAACGTGCGGGTGAACGTCCCGCTGCTGTCCGCCGCCATGGACAAGGTCACCGAGGCCCGCATGGCCATCGCCATGGCCCGTCAGGGCGGCGTCGGCGTGCTGCACCGCAACCTCTCCATCGTCGACCAGGCCAACCAGGTCGACCTGGTCAAGCGCTCCGAGTCCGGCATGGTCACCGACCCGATCACGGTGCACCCGGACGCGACGCTGCGCGAGGCCGACGAGCTCTGCGCGAAGTTCCGCATCTCCGGCGTCCCGGTCACCGACCCGGCCGGCAAGCTCCTCGGTATCGTCACCAACCGCGACATGGCCTTCGAGTCGGACCGCAGCCGCCAGGTGCGCGAGGTCATGACCCCGATGCCGCTGGTCACGGGCAAGGTCGGCATCTCGGGCGTGGACGCCATGGAGCTGCTGCGCCGCCACAAGATCGAGAAGCTGCCGCTGGTCGACGACGCGGGCATCCTCAAGGGCCTCATCACGGTCAAGGACTTCGTCAAGGCCGAGAAGTACCCGAACGCCGCCAAGGACAAGGGCGGCCGGCTCCTCGTCGGCGCGGCCGTCGGCGTCGCCGGCGACGCGTACGAGCGTGCCCAGGCCCTGATCGAGGCGGGCGCCGACTTCATCGTCGTCGACACCGCCCACGGTCACTCCCGCCTGGTCGGCGACATGGTCGCCAAGATCAAGTCGAACTCCACCGTCGACGTCATCGGCGGCAACGTCGCCACGCGTGACGGCGCCCAGGCGCTGATCGACGCCGGCTGCGACGGCATCAAGGTCGGCGTCGGCCCCGGCTCCATCTGCACCACCCGCGTCGTCGCCGGCATCGGCGTCCCGCAGGTCACCGCGATCTACGAGGCCGCGCTCGCCGCCAAGGCCGCGGGCGTCCCGGTCATCGGCGACGGCGGCCTCCAGTACTCCGGCGACATCGCCAAGGCCCTGGTCGCGGGCGCCGACACGGTGATGCTCGGCTCGCTGCTCGCGGGCTGCGAGGAGTCCCCGGGCGAGCTGCTCTTCATCAACGGCAAGCAGTTCAAGTCGTACCGCGGCATGGGTTCGCTCGGCGCGATGCAGTCCCGTGGCGAGCAGAAGTCCTTCTCCAAGGACCGCTACTTCCAGGAGGGCGTGGGCGGCGACGACAAGCTCATCCCCGAGGGCATCGAGGGCCAGGTCCCCTACCGCGGCCCGCTCTCCGCGGTCGTGCACCAGCTCGTCGGCGGCCTGCGCCAGTCGATGTTCTACGTCGGCGGCCGCACGGTCCCCGAGCTGCAGGACCGCGGCCGGTTCGTCCGCATCACCTCGGCGGGCCTCAAGGAGAGCCACCCGCACGACATCCAGATGACGGTCGAGGCGCCGAACTACTCCCGCAAGGGATAA
- a CDS encoding nucleotide sugar dehydrogenase — MPADLAVIGLGHLGLPLAQAAVAAGIETVGYDSGPVTDSTLTAAEIRRMSAAGFRITTNPAELGRVRTAVICAPTQLGADRALDLSAVGEAGRALAARLRPHTTVILESAAHPGVTEDYLRPILEAGSGLRAGRDFHLAYSPSRLDPGNRTHGISNTPKVIGGLTPACTESAHAFYARLTEKVVRARGLREAETVQLLETNYRHVNIALMNEMAVLCHDLGVDLWDVIRCAETKPYGFQAFRPGPGVGGHGVPLDPNYLPHTTRTPGHPLRMVGLAQEINNRMPQYVIQRSATLLNEHGKSARGARVLLLGVTYKPDLADQEGSPAREIASRLIDLGALISYHDPYITGWRVRDRPVPRAESLYEAAANADLTILLQHHRTYDLQGLAVKAQLLLDTRGASPVGAAHRL; from the coding sequence ATGCCCGCAGACCTCGCCGTCATCGGACTCGGCCATCTCGGCCTCCCACTCGCCCAGGCGGCCGTCGCCGCCGGAATCGAGACGGTCGGCTACGACAGCGGTCCGGTCACGGACTCCACCCTCACCGCCGCCGAGATCCGCCGCATGTCGGCGGCCGGCTTCCGGATCACCACCAACCCCGCCGAGCTCGGCCGGGTCCGCACGGCCGTCATCTGCGCCCCCACCCAGCTCGGAGCGGACCGCGCACTGGACCTCTCCGCCGTCGGCGAGGCCGGCCGCGCGCTCGCCGCCCGGCTGCGCCCCCACACCACCGTGATCCTCGAATCCGCCGCCCACCCCGGCGTCACCGAGGACTACCTCCGCCCGATCCTCGAAGCCGGCTCCGGGCTGCGGGCGGGCCGGGACTTCCACCTGGCCTACTCCCCCAGCCGCCTCGACCCGGGCAACCGCACCCACGGCATCTCCAACACCCCCAAGGTGATCGGCGGCCTCACCCCGGCGTGCACCGAGTCCGCGCACGCCTTCTACGCCCGCCTCACCGAGAAGGTGGTCCGCGCCCGCGGCCTGCGCGAGGCCGAGACCGTACAGCTCCTCGAAACGAACTACCGTCACGTCAACATCGCCCTCATGAACGAGATGGCGGTGCTCTGCCACGACCTCGGCGTCGACCTGTGGGACGTCATCCGCTGCGCCGAGACCAAGCCGTACGGATTCCAGGCGTTCCGCCCCGGTCCCGGCGTCGGCGGCCACGGCGTCCCGCTCGACCCGAACTACCTCCCCCACACCACCCGCACCCCCGGCCACCCCCTGCGCATGGTCGGACTGGCCCAGGAGATCAACAACCGGATGCCGCAGTACGTCATCCAGCGCTCGGCCACCCTGCTGAACGAGCACGGCAAATCCGCCCGCGGGGCCCGCGTCCTGCTCCTGGGCGTCACCTACAAGCCCGACCTGGCCGACCAGGAGGGCTCCCCGGCCCGCGAGATCGCCAGCCGCCTGATCGACCTGGGCGCGCTGATCAGCTACCACGACCCGTACATCACGGGCTGGCGGGTACGGGACCGGCCGGTCCCCCGGGCCGAGTCGCTGTACGAGGCCGCCGCGAACGCGGACCTGACGATCCTGCTCCAGCACCACCGCACCTACGACCTGCAAGGACTCGCCGTGAAGGCCCAGCTGCTCCTGGACACCCGCGGCGCCAGCCCGGTGGGCGCGGCCCACCGCCTCTGA
- a CDS encoding glycerol-3-phosphate dehydrogenase/oxidase, translating to MRTATLGPVQRAEALGLMAERELDVLVVGAGVVGAGTALDAVTRGLSTGLVEARDWASGTSSRSSKLIHGGLRYLEMLDFALVREALKERGLLLERLAPHLVKPVPFLYPLQHKGWERLYAGSGVALYDAMSVSSGHGRGLPVHRHLSRKRALRVAPALRKDALVGALQYYDAQMDDARYVATLVRTAAAYGAHCANRARVIGFLREGERVVGARVRDVEGGGEYEIRAKQVVNATGVWTDDTQALIGERGQFHVRASKGIHLVVPKDRIHSSTGLILRTEKSVLFVIPWGRHWIVGTTDTDWDLDKAHPAASSADIDYLLEHVNSVLAVPLTRDDVQGVYAGLRPLLAGESDATSKLSREHTVAHPVPGLVVVAGGKYTTYRVMAKDAVDEAVHGLDQRVADCVTEDVPLVGAEGYRALWNGRARIAARTGLHVVRVEHLLNRFGSLTEELLDLMAADPGLREPVSGADDYLRAEIVYAASHEGARHLDDVLTRRTRISIETFDRGTRSARECAELMAPVLGWDKQQIEKEVEHYEKRVQAERESQRQPDDQAADAARLGAPDIVPL from the coding sequence GTGAGGACAGCGACACTGGGGCCGGTGCAGCGGGCCGAGGCCCTCGGCCTGATGGCCGAGCGGGAACTGGACGTGCTGGTGGTGGGCGCGGGTGTGGTGGGCGCCGGCACCGCGCTCGACGCCGTGACGCGCGGTCTGTCGACCGGCCTGGTGGAGGCGCGGGACTGGGCCTCCGGCACCTCCAGCCGCTCCAGCAAGCTGATCCACGGCGGCCTGCGGTATCTGGAGATGCTCGACTTCGCCCTCGTGCGCGAGGCGCTGAAGGAGCGCGGCCTGCTCCTGGAACGCCTCGCCCCGCACCTGGTCAAGCCCGTGCCCTTCCTGTACCCGCTGCAGCACAAGGGCTGGGAGCGGCTCTACGCCGGTTCGGGCGTCGCGCTGTACGACGCGATGTCGGTCTCCAGCGGCCACGGACGCGGCCTGCCCGTGCACCGGCACCTGTCGCGCAAGCGTGCGCTACGGGTGGCGCCGGCGCTCCGTAAGGACGCGCTGGTGGGAGCCCTGCAGTACTACGACGCCCAGATGGACGACGCGCGCTACGTCGCCACGCTCGTGCGGACGGCCGCCGCGTACGGGGCGCACTGCGCCAATCGGGCGAGGGTCATCGGCTTCCTGCGTGAGGGCGAACGGGTCGTCGGCGCGCGGGTGCGCGATGTGGAGGGCGGAGGCGAGTACGAGATCCGCGCGAAGCAGGTCGTGAACGCGACGGGGGTGTGGACGGACGACACCCAGGCGCTGATCGGGGAGCGCGGCCAGTTCCACGTCCGGGCCTCGAAGGGCATCCATCTGGTCGTACCGAAGGATCGGATCCATTCGAGCACCGGGCTGATCCTGCGGACCGAGAAGTCGGTGCTGTTCGTCATCCCGTGGGGTCGGCACTGGATCGTGGGGACCACGGACACCGACTGGGACCTGGACAAGGCGCACCCGGCGGCGTCGAGCGCGGACATCGACTACCTGCTGGAGCACGTGAACTCGGTGCTGGCCGTGCCGCTGACGCGTGACGACGTCCAAGGCGTGTACGCGGGCCTGCGGCCGCTGCTGGCCGGGGAGTCGGACGCGACGAGCAAGCTGTCGCGCGAGCACACGGTGGCGCACCCGGTGCCGGGGCTGGTGGTGGTCGCCGGCGGCAAGTACACGACGTACCGGGTCATGGCGAAGGACGCGGTCGACGAGGCCGTGCACGGCCTGGACCAGCGGGTGGCCGACTGCGTGACGGAGGACGTGCCGCTGGTGGGGGCGGAGGGATATCGGGCGCTGTGGAACGGGCGGGCGCGGATCGCGGCCCGGACGGGGCTTCATGTGGTGCGGGTGGAACACCTGTTGAACCGCTTCGGGTCGCTGACGGAGGAACTGCTGGACCTGATGGCCGCCGACCCGGGGCTGCGGGAGCCGGTGTCCGGGGCGGACGACTACCTGCGGGCGGAAATCGTGTACGCGGCCTCGCACGAGGGAGCCCGACACCTGGACGACGTCCTGACGAGGCGGACCCGGATCTCCATCGAGACCTTCGACCGGGGGACGCGTTCGGCCCGGGAATGCGCGGAGTTGATGGCTCCGGTTCTGGGGTGGGACAAGCAGCAGATCGAGAAGGAAGTGGAGCACTACGAGAAGCGGGTCCAGGCGGAGCGGGAATCGCAGCGCCAGCCGGACGACCAGGCGGCGGACGCGGCGCGGCTGGGGGCGCCGGACATCGTTCCGTTGTAA
- a CDS encoding GuaB3 family IMP dehydrogenase-related protein, with protein sequence MTEIEIGRGKRGRRAYAFDDIAIVPSRRTRDPKEVSIAWQIDAYRFELPFLAAPMDSVVSPQTAIRIGELGGLGVLNLEGLWTRYEDPQPLLDEITELDEEAATRRLQEIYSAPIQADLIRQRIKEVRDSGVVTAAALSPQRTAEFSKAVVDAGVDIFVIRGTTVSAEHVSGAAEPLNLKQFIYELDVPVIVGGCATYTAALHLMRTGAAGVLVGFGGGAAHTTRNVLGIQVPMATAVADVAAARRDYMDESGGRYVHVIADGGVGWSGDIPKAVACGADAVMMGSPLARATDAPGKGNHWGMEAVHEDVPRGKKVDLGTVGTTEEILTGPSHTPDGSMNIFGALRRSMATTGYSELKEFQRVEVTIADSQHSR encoded by the coding sequence GTGACTGAGATCGAGATCGGGCGCGGCAAGCGCGGCCGCAGGGCGTACGCGTTCGACGACATCGCCATCGTCCCGAGCCGGCGTACCCGGGACCCGAAGGAGGTCTCGATCGCCTGGCAGATCGACGCGTACCGCTTCGAGCTCCCCTTCCTGGCCGCCCCCATGGACTCGGTCGTCTCCCCGCAGACCGCCATCCGCATCGGCGAGCTCGGCGGCCTCGGCGTGCTGAACCTCGAAGGCCTGTGGACCCGGTACGAGGACCCGCAGCCGCTGCTGGACGAGATCACGGAGCTGGACGAGGAGGCGGCCACCCGCCGTCTCCAGGAGATCTACTCCGCGCCGATCCAGGCGGACCTGATCCGGCAGCGCATCAAGGAGGTGCGCGACTCCGGCGTCGTCACCGCCGCCGCGCTCTCCCCGCAGCGCACGGCCGAGTTCTCCAAGGCCGTCGTCGACGCGGGCGTGGACATCTTCGTGATCCGCGGCACCACCGTGTCGGCCGAGCACGTGTCGGGCGCCGCCGAGCCGCTGAACCTCAAGCAGTTCATCTACGAGCTCGACGTCCCGGTCATCGTCGGCGGCTGCGCCACCTACACGGCGGCCCTGCACCTGATGCGCACCGGCGCGGCCGGTGTCCTCGTCGGCTTCGGCGGCGGCGCCGCGCACACCACGCGCAACGTCCTCGGCATCCAGGTCCCGATGGCCACCGCCGTCGCGGACGTGGCCGCGGCCCGCCGCGACTACATGGACGAGTCCGGCGGCCGCTACGTGCACGTCATCGCCGACGGCGGCGTGGGCTGGTCCGGCGACATCCCGAAGGCCGTCGCCTGTGGCGCGGACGCCGTGATGATGGGCTCCCCGCTGGCCCGTGCCACCGACGCGCCCGGCAAGGGCAACCACTGGGGCATGGAGGCCGTCCACGAGGACGTGCCGCGCGGCAAGAAGGTCGACCTCGGCACCGTGGGCACCACCGAGGAGATCCTCACCGGTCCCTCGCACACCCCGGACGGCTCGATGAACATCTTCGGCGCGCTGCGCCGCTCGATGGCCACCACGGGCTACAGCGAGCTCAAGGAGTTCCAGCGGGTCGAGGTCACGATCGCGGACTCGCAGCACAGCCGCTGA
- a CDS encoding response regulator transcription factor, with protein sequence MTSVLVCDDSPLAREALRRAVATVPGVERVTTAANGEEVLRRWGADRSDLILMDVRMPGLGGVETVRRLLSADPGARIIMLTVAEDLDGVALAVAAGARGYLHKDASRAELRATVTQALADPTWRLAPRRLRSAEMGAAPTLTAREIQVLEGMSHGRSNAEIGRELFLSEDTVKTHARRLFKKLGASDRAHAVALGFRWGLVR encoded by the coding sequence ATGACATCCGTCCTCGTCTGCGACGACTCCCCGCTTGCCCGAGAGGCGCTCCGCCGCGCGGTGGCCACCGTGCCCGGCGTCGAGCGTGTGACGACGGCTGCCAACGGCGAGGAAGTCCTCCGCCGCTGGGGCGCCGACCGCTCCGACCTGATTCTGATGGATGTACGGATGCCCGGGCTGGGCGGTGTGGAGACGGTCCGTCGACTGCTCTCGGCCGACCCCGGCGCCCGCATCATCATGCTGACGGTGGCCGAGGACCTGGACGGCGTGGCCCTCGCGGTCGCCGCCGGCGCCCGTGGATACCTGCACAAGGACGCCTCGCGCGCCGAACTGCGGGCCACGGTCACCCAGGCCCTCGCCGACCCGACCTGGCGACTGGCCCCGCGCCGGCTCCGCTCGGCCGAGATGGGCGCCGCGCCCACGCTCACCGCGCGCGAGATCCAGGTGCTGGAGGGCATGAGCCACGGCCGGTCCAACGCGGAGATCGGGCGCGAGCTCTTCCTCTCCGAGGACACGGTCAAGACGCACGCCCGCCGACTGTTCAAGAAGCTCGGCGCCTCGGACCGGGCGCACGCCGTGGCACTCGGTTTCCGCTGGGGTCTGGTCCGCTGA
- a CDS encoding WhiB family transcriptional regulator codes for MADFSRLPGPNADLWDWQLLAACRGVDSSLFFHPEGERGAARSAREASAKEVCMRCPVRSECAAHALAVREPYGVWGGLTEDEREELMGRARHRLIPASSAIGPIAPN; via the coding sequence ATGGCAGATTTCTCCCGCCTCCCCGGACCGAACGCCGACCTCTGGGACTGGCAGCTGCTAGCCGCCTGCCGCGGGGTCGACAGCTCCCTCTTCTTCCACCCGGAAGGCGAGCGGGGCGCGGCCAGGAGCGCGCGCGAGGCCTCGGCTAAAGAGGTCTGCATGAGATGCCCGGTGCGTTCGGAATGCGCCGCGCACGCACTCGCCGTCCGAGAGCCCTACGGGGTGTGGGGCGGCCTCACCGAGGACGAGCGAGAGGAACTGATGGGCCGCGCCCGGCACCGCCTGATCCCCGCGTCGAGTGCGATCGGACCGATCGCGCCGAACTGA
- a CDS encoding sigma-70 family RNA polymerase sigma factor, whose protein sequence is MRDDEALGSPAATGPTGTAKGGSAGGVSALVRRAVEGDEQATHDLLAFVHPLAIRYCRTRLSRLPGDARHFVEDLAQEVCVAVLMALPRYRDTGRPFEAFVFAIAAHKVADLQRAAMRHPGSTAVPSDEMPERPDDSLGPEERALLSSDAAWAKKLLANLPENQRELLVLRVAVGLTAEETGQMLGMSPGAVRVAQHRALSRLRALAEQ, encoded by the coding sequence ATGCGCGACGACGAGGCCCTGGGGTCACCCGCGGCCACAGGCCCGACCGGCACCGCCAAGGGCGGCAGTGCCGGGGGCGTCAGCGCGCTCGTACGCAGGGCGGTGGAGGGTGACGAGCAGGCCACGCACGACCTGCTCGCCTTCGTGCACCCCCTCGCGATCCGTTACTGCCGCACCCGGCTCTCACGATTGCCGGGTGACGCTCGTCACTTCGTGGAGGACCTGGCGCAGGAAGTCTGCGTCGCCGTCCTGATGGCGCTGCCGCGCTACCGGGACACCGGGCGGCCCTTCGAGGCCTTCGTCTTCGCGATCGCCGCGCACAAGGTCGCCGACCTGCAGCGGGCCGCCATGCGGCACCCGGGCAGCACGGCCGTGCCCTCCGACGAGATGCCGGAGCGGCCCGACGACTCGCTGGGCCCCGAGGAACGCGCGCTGCTCAGCAGCGACGCCGCCTGGGCCAAGAAGCTGCTGGCCAACCTTCCGGAGAACCAGCGCGAGCTCCTGGTGCTGCGGGTGGCCGTCGGGCTGACCGCGGAGGAGACCGGGCAGATGCTCGGGATGTCCCCGGGGGCCGTGCGCGTGGCCCAGCACCGCGCGCTCAGCCGGCTGCGCGCACTCGCCGAGCAGTAG